The genomic window ATTGAGAGACGGCTAGTTTTTGAGATTTCTTGTCCTTGGATAATAAGGCAGATAGACCGACCTTGGGACCAATTTCCTCGCCGTGTAATTGTTTGGTGAATTCTGCCTGTCTTTGTCTTAATTCGGTGGTCATGATTTTATGTGTGATTTGAGAGAATGTTGGTTGGTCTTTCTTAAGAGAGATTGTTCCTGTGACTGTCGTATACTACAAGGTTGCCAAAAGTAAATATGTAcatgtatatgtatatatatatatagtatttATCAACGTCCCTTGCCTTAAAATGCggaatcttttcaatagttCAATAATGGAATGGAATGGATTTAAGATATCAATTAAGGATTTAGAGAATTGTGTCGTCGTTCCTGGGCGTGTCATATcatatatcatatcatatatacGCACTATTTACTATAGAGATATATAGATGTCCAATGTACGGTTCGTAAGAAAATTAACGGGGACAGTTTCACCGTATAGCTCTGCCGAGGGGAAGGTGGGATCGTAAACGAACCAATATGTAGCCCTAATTTTTGGGGGTATAACCCTAAAGGGTCCTTTAAACCCGACAATACCACCACCCAAACACAACGGTTCTGCACGTGACCACGGTCACGAATGGAGCAATAGATTCACACCTTATGTCCATGATTCCGTTCTTCTTTTCTCCGGCCCCCCTTCCGTCTTCCGTCTTCCGTCTTCCGTCTTCCGTCTTCCGTTTTTTTTAGTTCacgtttcttttttttcgCCAcccaaaaaatataaattaaagaagagagtaaaaatatatgtTGAATTACCGTTTTTATTGAGTGAATTAATGAGTACACTGTGATGGTTCACAACTTACCAGTAATAGAACAAGGAACAGCAAGGGTGAGGTATCtattataaaataatatatacgTGCTTCTATTACAGCTCATTATTAGAGGGATACACGATACTTTCAACAAACTTAGGCTATCACACAGTAATAACATAATAGTCAATCGAACACCATttacatatttatattcaaaggaaaaggaaataacCAGGCAAACAAAGGAACTAagcaaataaataaacaaccGGATAAATGACTACCGTGGGAACTACAACAGGGAAAAGACAGCTGGATCTTATAgaccaacaacaacaacaacaacaacaattcGAAACACAAAATGCAAATAATACTCGACCCAAAGATAGTACCGAGAATGCCACAACCAACCCCatgaagaaacaagattTGGATAATAAAACTAATACAGAACAGTCTAACGGtaattcaaagaaaaagcaACTGCTGGACCCAGAAGctagaaataaaagaacTGCTCAAAATAGAGCTGCTCAAAGGGCCTTTAGAGAAAGGAAAGAACggaaaatgaaagaattggaagaaaaagttGCCAATCTGACCAAGATccaaaaacaaaatgaaattgaatcagAATTCTTAAGAAGTCAATTAATTACTTTGGTTAAcgaattgaagaaatataaaccaaataatgaaaacgCTTCAAAAGtcttgaattatatatctaactcaaattcaaattcaaaccCAGAtctaaatttgaattccaaattttctCCTATGGAAAGTGATGCCTCCGCTATGAAACGAAGTACTGGAAGTGTATCTTCTGGGGATTCAAATTCAAGGACAATGACTTCTATGGATGCTCCTTCTATGTCAACAACCACCTCAGTACAATCGAAtccattaaatttaaaacctcataataatatgactctaaatgatatattacCCCCCGCAACAACGGTTGCATCAACAAGTACACTGGATGCAAATCCAAGTTCTACTCTGTTCGACAGCCTATTAgcaaatgatgatttatttactCAACAATTGATGTCGTTCGCAAATAATGccaataacaataacaataacaacgaCAGCGTAACGACTCTTGATAATTCAAAtacacaacaacaaaaccTACAACAACCCCAAATTACACCACCCATCGAAGATTCAAACTTGATTTCAAACTCATTCgatttcaatgataaattcGATGAACAAGTTTCAGATTTTTGTGGGAAAATGAGTATGGCCTGCGGTACAAGATCAAATCCAATaccaaaatcaaaatcaaatgtATCAACACCTCAATCAATCATgaacagcaacaacaaatcGCCAATTTCTCCACTAAATGATAGCACATTAGCAAAAAGCAATGTTATTACTACATCGAACATTTTTGATCATCAATCAAACACTCCTCAAgcaataaattcaaatttaacaAATACTTGGGGAATACCTTCAGCATCaccaaattcaaatgattcttctccaaataatattgttCCAACTCAAGATAATTCAAATGTAAACATGAATTTCGGCCAATTAGGGTTCATGATGGATTCTCctcaatttcaaaatatcgATCTATCATTaccaattgaaaatgataagTTTTCAGcatcaaatttcaaaaaacCATCATTGCCATTTATTAACCCAACATTAGCTTTCCCAAATGATGATCtattcaataaaaacaaCAGCAATAacgacaacaacaacaataccaCAACAACACACGATGAATCAGACTTATTATCACAATTCCTAGCAAATGATTATAGTAACACGATTAGCACtaataatttgatgaattcagacgatgatgaagacGAAGACGATGACGAttatgaaaagaaattagtTGCAAATAACTTAATCAACGAGGAACCATCTTCGACGaacaagaataataatttgacTTCTACTtcaaaagaacaagaaaataatgattttgatgatttcaTCGTACCATCAAGGGATGGAGGATTATTGAGATGTTCAGAAATTTGGGATAGAATCACTGCTCATCCAAAATATTCAGAATTAGATATTGATGGTCTTTGTTCAGAATTAATGACAAAGGCAAAATGTTCAGAAAGAGGTGTGGTAGTTAACGCAGAAGATGTTCAAATGGCTTTAACTAAACATATGAGTTGATAacttaatttattattatacataCATACGCATATAGATACGCGCATACACATTTACAAACCCTTACGTGAGACGATTAGtaatgtttatttttataccaaaataatttttattcttattttgtttgttcCTTCCaatatgtatataataGAAGGACTcagattattattgaatctCGAGATGTCCTTTAAATGAGGAAAGGTATGCAGAAATAGCAATGCGTTCAAATGGAGGGTTTCAACTAATACACACGATGTCAAGTAACAGAGAAAGAAATACGTCCTTAAATATGAAGTCACTAGTAACATACTTTTTACTTATTTCCCTACGTAATGGCCAAAGATATGTCTATAAGTATAAAACGGTTTTCTATAATATCTTATTAAGGGGGAAGAGGTGAGGAAAAATAGAACCATAAAATAAGCGCCGAGCTAAAAATATCGGGGCTCTGTGTCACCATGATAGAGATTGTGACAGATATTTTGAGCAGTTAATGTATAAAAAACTGACTTATTCGACGTTGTATTCCCTTTATTTGCTTTCTTAGAAGCGAAATTTAACAAAAACCTGTCTGAAATATTGATAGTCGATTTCCTTCAAACACTATGAAAGAAACCTTGGATTTTCTGAGATTGCATAATTACCCTAAAATATTACAGTATATGCCTTTGGGAACTgtcaaaaaattattaaaaaactGCCCATACTTgctttcaaatataaaattatagGGTCAACTGTGTTTTTAGTCATACGTATCGTTTCTATATCTACCAGTTTTTTCTGAAAGAAAGTCCACTCAAGAGAAGTTGTTGGAtgattttatattattgttcaTTAGTTTATGTGCGTAAAAGTCTTTCTTAATATAAATTACGTCATATGCATCTTACATAATATTACAAGTGGATGgtctttatctttattcttcttaataCCCTTGAATTTCTCTTTCCATCTTTTCCTATCATTATAATCTACACCACTCATAGATTTTAATAAAGTGGGTAGTGGTGTACTCTTTGTTCTTTCAACTTCATTCATCAAATGAGCTTGTGTTTTCCGTTTGTTTCTTTGCTTTTGTAATCgcttttgttttttaatTTCGCTTGATTTAAGTTTAAATCTTTCTCATCGATATTAATATGAACGTCATTTGTCCTACTTGTCTCATATTTGTCGTTTGATGTGTCTTCCATATAATCGGGATCTTTATTCTCGTCATCGACattcatattattactagTAGTATTACTATTCATTCTGTTGAACGCCCATTCTCCAATACTATTAGCAGTACGAATAGATCTATGAGCTGTCGTGACATTTGTTTGCATCCTTGTCGGTAGGTACATTTCAGGCC from Naumovozyma dairenensis CBS 421 chromosome 3, complete genome includes these protein-coding regions:
- the YAP1 gene encoding DNA-binding transcription factor YAP1 (similar to Saccharomyces cerevisiae YAP1 (YML007W) and CAD1 (YDR423C); ancestral locus Anc_5.528); protein product: MTTVGTTTGKRQLDLIDQQQQQQQQFETQNANNTRPKDSTENATTNPMKKQDLDNKTNTEQSNGNSKKKQLLDPEARNKRTAQNRAAQRAFRERKERKMKELEEKVANLTKIQKQNEIESEFLRSQLITLVNELKKYKPNNENASKVLNYISNSNSNSNPDLNLNSKFSPMESDASAMKRSTGSVSSGDSNSRTMTSMDAPSMSTTTSVQSNPLNLKPHNNMTLNDILPPATTVASTSTLDANPSSTLFDSLLANDDLFTQQLMSFANNANNNNNNNDSVTTLDNSNTQQQNLQQPQITPPIEDSNLISNSFDFNDKFDEQVSDFCGKMSMACGTRSNPIPKSKSNVSTPQSIMNSNNKSPISPLNDSTLAKSNVITTSNIFDHQSNTPQAINSNLTNTWGIPSASPNSNDSSPNNIVPTQDNSNVNMNFGQLGFMMDSPQFQNIDLSLPIENDKFSASNFKKPSLPFINPTLAFPNDDLFNKNNSNNDNNNNTTTTHDESDLLSQFLANDYSNTISTNNLMNSDDDEDEDDDDYEKKLVANNLINEEPSSTNKNNNLTSTSKEQENNDFDDFIVPSRDGGLLRCSEIWDRITAHPKYSELDIDGLCSELMTKAKCSERGVVVNAEDVQMALTKHMS